One Streptomyces sp. R28 DNA window includes the following coding sequences:
- a CDS encoding DUF1844 domain-containing protein: protein MSETSPSDSPETPGTSDFDAMTRDIAEVPAVEVIVTVAVNLMSAAAVKLGLTEEGDKFKDLDEARKLVHALAGLLDASTTEISSFHAAPLRDGLKSLQLAFREASIVPDEPGQGPGEKYTGPIYG from the coding sequence ATGAGTGAGACCTCCCCCTCGGACAGCCCCGAGACCCCCGGCACGTCCGACTTCGACGCCATGACCCGCGACATCGCCGAGGTCCCGGCGGTCGAGGTGATCGTGACGGTCGCCGTCAATCTGATGAGCGCCGCCGCCGTGAAGCTCGGTCTGACCGAGGAGGGCGACAAGTTCAAGGACCTGGACGAGGCCCGCAAGCTGGTGCACGCCCTCGCCGGTCTGCTGGACGCGAGCACGACGGAGATCAGCTCGTTCCACGCGGCGCCGCTGCGCGACGGTCTGAAGTCGCTGCAGCTGGCGTTCCGTGAGGCGTCGATCGTCCCGGACGAGCCGGGTCAGGGGCCGGGCGAGAAGTACACCGGCCCGATCTACGGCTAG
- the rpmI gene encoding 50S ribosomal protein L35 produces MPKNKSHSGASKRFKVTGSGKVLRERAGKRHLLEHKSSRLTRRLTGNAEMAPGDAKKIKKLLGK; encoded by the coding sequence ATGCCGAAGAACAAGTCGCACAGCGGTGCCAGCAAGCGCTTCAAGGTCACCGGCTCCGGCAAGGTGCTCCGTGAGCGCGCCGGCAAGCGCCACCTGCTCGAGCACAAGTCGTCGCGCCTGACGCGTCGCCTCACCGGCAACGCCGAGATGGCCCCGGGCGACGCCAAGAAGATCAAGAAGCTTCTCGGCAAGTGA
- a CDS encoding ATP-binding protein yields MSVGTSSAPGAREVRRPSASCSGDPAELGIDPDDLPDGLVVADEHGHVICFNAAAERVTAVRAADALGQRLEKALPLEDLEGRRWWQLTDPYGGLAIRRRQPERNLLLPGGREVLVSVRYVRSEPTGPVRRVVVSLRDTEARRRTERSHAELIATVAHELRSPLTSVKGFTATLLAKWERFTDDQKRLMLETVDADADRVTRLIAELLDISRIDSGRLEVRRQPVDIGAAVGRHIQAYVAAGQPADRFLLRIEQPLPALWADPDKIDQVLSNLIENAVRHGDGTVTIDITATVSPREGEGHENAATSVTVSDEGPGIPEESMNRVFTRFWRGSKRGGTGLGLYIVKGIVEAHGGAIEVGRAPGGGAQFRFTLPVATPAYLT; encoded by the coding sequence ATGAGTGTCGGCACGAGCAGCGCGCCGGGGGCACGGGAGGTGCGGCGGCCGTCCGCGTCCTGTTCCGGTGATCCAGCCGAGCTCGGCATCGATCCCGACGACCTGCCCGACGGCCTCGTCGTCGCCGACGAGCACGGGCACGTCATCTGCTTCAACGCCGCCGCCGAGCGCGTCACCGCCGTCCGCGCCGCCGACGCCCTCGGGCAGCGGCTGGAGAAGGCCCTGCCGTTAGAGGACCTGGAGGGGCGGCGCTGGTGGCAGCTGACCGATCCGTACGGCGGCCTCGCCATTCGGCGCAGGCAGCCTGAGCGTAACCTCCTCCTTCCCGGCGGGCGTGAGGTGCTCGTCTCGGTGCGGTACGTCCGCAGCGAGCCCACGGGGCCCGTACGCCGTGTCGTCGTCTCGCTCCGCGACACCGAGGCCCGGCGCCGCACCGAGCGCAGTCACGCCGAGCTGATCGCCACCGTCGCCCACGAGCTGCGCTCGCCACTCACCTCGGTCAAGGGCTTCACCGCCACCCTCCTCGCCAAGTGGGAACGGTTCACCGACGACCAGAAGCGGCTCATGCTGGAGACCGTCGACGCCGACGCCGACCGCGTGACCCGGCTCATCGCCGAGCTGCTCGACATCTCACGGATCGACTCCGGGCGCCTTGAGGTGCGCCGCCAGCCCGTCGACATAGGCGCGGCCGTGGGGCGGCACATCCAGGCCTACGTCGCCGCCGGCCAGCCAGCCGACCGGTTCCTGCTGCGCATCGAACAGCCGCTGCCCGCCCTGTGGGCCGACCCCGACAAGATCGACCAGGTGCTCAGCAACCTCATCGAAAATGCCGTGCGGCACGGCGACGGAACGGTCACCATTGACATCACGGCCACGGTGTCCCCGCGCGAGGGGGAAGGCCATGAGAACGCAGCCACGTCGGTCACGGTGAGCGACGAGGGGCCCGGCATCCCGGAGGAGTCCATGAACCGCGTCTTCACCCGCTTCTGGCGGGGCAGCAAGCGCGGCGGCACGGGCCTCGGGCTCTACATCGTCAAAGGCATCGTCGAGGCGCACGGCGGCGCCATCGAGGTCGGCCGCGCCCCCGGTGGCGGCGCGCAGTTCCGATTTACGTTGCCCGTGGCGACCCCGGCGTATCTCACCTGA
- the pheS gene encoding phenylalanine--tRNA ligase subunit alpha → MSAPNKSYDPVEVEALKPEEIERMRDEALAAFATADSLDALQEAKVAHTGGTSPLALANREIGALPPHAKAAAGKLVGQARGAVNKGLAARQAELEAERDQRVLVEEAVDVTLPYDRVPAGARHPLTTLSERIEDIFVAMGYEVAEGPQVEAEWFNFDALNIGPDHPARGEADTFFVQGPDGGTESGVVLRTHTSPVQIRSLLDRELPVYVICPGRVYRTDELDATHTPVFHQVELLAVDEGLTMADLKGTLDHMVQSLFGEGMKTRLRPNFFPFTEPSAEMDMVCYVCRGESVGNPDRPCRTCSSEGWIELGGCGMVNPKVLTACGVDPEKYSGFAFGFGIERMLMFRHNVEDMRDMVEGDVRFTRPFGMEI, encoded by the coding sequence ATGTCGGCACCGAATAAGTCGTACGACCCTGTAGAGGTCGAGGCGTTGAAACCGGAAGAGATCGAGCGCATGCGGGACGAGGCGCTCGCCGCCTTCGCCACCGCGGACTCCCTCGACGCGCTCCAGGAGGCCAAGGTCGCCCACACCGGCGGCACCTCCCCGCTGGCGCTGGCCAACCGCGAGATCGGCGCCCTGCCGCCGCACGCCAAGGCCGCCGCCGGCAAGCTGGTCGGCCAGGCCCGCGGCGCGGTCAACAAGGGCCTCGCCGCCCGCCAGGCGGAGCTGGAGGCCGAGCGCGACCAGCGGGTGCTGGTCGAGGAGGCCGTGGACGTCACGCTGCCGTACGACCGCGTACCGGCCGGCGCCCGCCACCCGCTCACCACCCTGTCCGAGCGCATCGAGGACATCTTCGTGGCCATGGGCTACGAGGTCGCCGAGGGCCCGCAGGTCGAGGCCGAGTGGTTCAATTTCGACGCGCTGAACATCGGCCCGGACCACCCCGCGCGCGGCGAGGCGGACACCTTCTTCGTGCAGGGCCCTGACGGCGGTACCGAGTCCGGTGTCGTGCTGCGCACCCACACCTCGCCCGTGCAGATCCGTTCCCTGCTCGACCGCGAGCTGCCGGTCTACGTGATCTGTCCCGGCCGCGTGTACCGCACCGACGAGCTGGACGCCACGCACACCCCCGTCTTCCACCAGGTCGAGCTGCTCGCCGTGGACGAGGGTCTGACCATGGCCGACCTCAAGGGCACCCTGGACCACATGGTCCAGTCGCTGTTCGGCGAGGGCATGAAGACCCGGCTGCGCCCGAACTTCTTCCCGTTCACCGAGCCGTCCGCCGAGATGGACATGGTGTGCTACGTCTGCCGCGGCGAGTCCGTCGGCAACCCCGACCGCCCCTGCCGTACCTGCTCCTCCGAGGGCTGGATCGAGCTCGGCGGCTGCGGGATGGTCAACCCCAAGGTGCTCACCGCCTGTGGCGTGGACCCGGAGAAGTACAGCGGCTTCGCCTTCGGGTTCGGCATCGAGCGGATGCTGATGTTCCGCCACAACGTCGAAGACATGCGAGACATGGTCGAGGGTGACGTCCGGTTCACCCGGCCGTTCGGGATGGAGATCTGA
- a CDS encoding serine hydrolase — protein sequence MESSRAHRRRRPPSYTALAFVVVVGGAAAGTVYMQAQAHPGGSAVSSAVTPSASASVSARAGGEASVEPVAQPTVDHDVLLAEAMESGTVEDGAEVSVAVLDLESGTGARYGNSGFDTASIVKVDILAALLLQAQDAGRELTATEKSYAADMIENSDNTAASALWRAIGKAEGLDTANARLGLTDTEGGDGMYWGLTQTTAADQLTLLRQVFGEDSELSARSRAYLRELMGGIAVDQQWGVSAAADGSGWALKNGWLPRTATGLWDINSIGRVTVDGHDYLVAALSDGNSTKAKGVSLIEAAAEAAVSVFAGETSSASPAAATSATSS from the coding sequence ATGGAGTCTTCCAGAGCCCACCGACGTCGCCGGCCCCCGTCGTACACCGCGCTCGCCTTCGTGGTCGTCGTCGGCGGTGCCGCCGCGGGAACCGTGTACATGCAGGCTCAGGCGCACCCGGGCGGGAGCGCCGTATCGTCAGCGGTGACGCCGTCGGCATCGGCGTCGGTATCGGCCCGGGCGGGCGGGGAGGCTTCTGTGGAACCCGTGGCACAGCCGACGGTGGATCACGACGTACTGCTGGCCGAGGCCATGGAGTCGGGGACCGTCGAGGACGGCGCCGAGGTGTCGGTGGCGGTGCTGGACCTGGAGTCCGGTACCGGCGCCAGGTACGGCAACAGCGGCTTCGACACCGCGAGCATCGTCAAGGTCGACATCCTGGCCGCGCTGCTGCTCCAGGCGCAGGACGCGGGGCGTGAGCTCACCGCGACGGAGAAGTCGTACGCCGCCGACATGATCGAGAACAGTGACAACACCGCCGCGTCGGCCCTGTGGCGGGCGATCGGGAAGGCGGAGGGGCTCGATACGGCGAACGCGCGCCTCGGGCTCACGGACACCGAGGGCGGCGACGGCATGTACTGGGGACTGACGCAGACCACCGCCGCCGATCAACTCACGCTGCTGCGGCAGGTGTTCGGGGAGGACTCGGAGCTGAGCGCGCGGTCGCGGGCGTATCTGCGGGAGTTGATGGGCGGGATCGCGGTCGACCAGCAGTGGGGGGTGTCGGCCGCGGCGGACGGCTCGGGGTGGGCGTTGAAGAACGGCTGGTTGCCGCGCACCGCCACCGGGCTGTGGGACATCAACAGCATCGGGCGGGTGACGGTGGACGGCCACGACTACCTGGTGGCGGCACTGTCCGACGGCAACTCGACGAAGGCGAAAGGGGTTTCGCTGATCGAGGCGGCGGCTGAGGCGGCGGTGTCGGTGTTCGCCGGCGAGACCTCGTCCGCTTCCCCGGCTGCGGCGACCTCCGCCACCTCCTCGTGA
- a CDS encoding TrmH family RNA methyltransferase produces the protein MTSASPELISPRSPRVVAARRLAKRNFRGKERLFLAEGPQAVREAAGHADTLVELFATLDAAERYADIIGEARAVGARVHLASEQVIADISTTVTPQGLVGICRFLDTPFEEILAARPKLVAVLANVRDPGNAGTVLRCADAAGAEAVVLTDASVDLYNPKAVRASVGSHFHLPVAVGVPVQDAVEGLKRAGVRILAADGAGTDDLDDELDKGTMGGPTAWVFGNEAWGLPEETRALADAVVRVPIHGKAESLNLATAAAVCLYASARAQRASGGCRTVTES, from the coding sequence ATGACCTCCGCCAGCCCCGAGCTGATCTCCCCCCGTTCCCCCCGCGTCGTGGCCGCCCGGCGGCTCGCCAAGCGGAACTTCCGGGGCAAGGAGCGGCTGTTCCTCGCGGAGGGGCCGCAGGCCGTGCGGGAGGCGGCCGGGCACGCGGACACCCTGGTCGAACTGTTCGCCACGCTCGACGCCGCGGAGCGGTACGCCGACATCATCGGCGAGGCCCGGGCCGTCGGCGCGCGCGTGCACCTCGCCTCCGAGCAGGTCATCGCCGACATCTCGACGACCGTCACCCCGCAGGGGCTCGTCGGGATCTGCCGGTTCCTCGACACCCCCTTCGAGGAGATCCTGGCGGCCCGGCCCAAACTGGTCGCCGTACTCGCGAACGTCCGGGACCCCGGTAACGCGGGGACCGTCCTGCGGTGCGCCGATGCCGCCGGAGCCGAGGCCGTCGTCCTGACCGATGCCTCCGTCGATCTGTACAACCCCAAGGCCGTGCGGGCCTCCGTCGGCTCCCACTTCCATCTGCCCGTCGCCGTCGGCGTCCCCGTCCAGGACGCGGTCGAGGGGCTCAAGCGCGCCGGTGTGCGCATCCTCGCCGCCGACGGAGCCGGGACCGACGATCTCGACGACGAGCTCGACAAGGGGACCATGGGCGGGCCCACCGCCTGGGTGTTCGGCAACGAGGCCTGGGGGCTTCCGGAGGAGACCCGCGCGCTGGCCGACGCCGTCGTGCGCGTCCCGATCCACGGGAAGGCCGAGAGCCTGAACCTCGCCACCGCCGCCGCCGTATGTCTCTATGCGTCGGCCCGTGCACAGCGCGCCTCCGGAGGGTGCCGCACCGTCACCGAGAGCTAG
- the mycP gene encoding type VII secretion-associated serine protease mycosin: MNTGPNSAAPPAETAETPATSAAKSVLTRRTGPLAVLLGACLALLPPTAAHADSIRARQWALDAMHTQEAWQTTKGKGVTVAVLDTGVEPDHPDLSGNVLDGQDMVGFGAEPGDRAWARHGTAMAGIIAGHGHGAGNGDGVMGIAPEAKILPVRVILEDGDPARAKARSTRGNALADGIRWAADHGADVINLSLGDDSKSAHPEAGEDEAVQYALKKGAVIVASSGNGGEKGDHISYPAAYPGVIAAAAVDRYGTRASFSTRRWYATVSAPGVDVIIADPDHKYYEGWGTSAAAAFVSGAVALLKAAHPGLTPAQVKKLLEDTARNAPADGRDDSRGYGFIDPAAAIKEASRIKPKRLTPVAYGEDYFGSGPDAAKSEDDTTSWAAWLAGGAGGVLLVSAVALWRGRRARHDF; this comes from the coding sequence ATGAACACCGGCCCGAACAGCGCGGCGCCCCCCGCCGAGACCGCCGAGACCCCCGCCACCAGTGCGGCGAAGTCCGTCCTGACCCGGCGCACCGGCCCCCTCGCCGTCCTCCTCGGCGCCTGTCTCGCCCTCCTGCCGCCCACCGCCGCGCACGCCGACTCCATACGTGCCCGCCAGTGGGCCCTGGACGCCATGCACACCCAGGAGGCCTGGCAGACCACCAAGGGCAAGGGCGTCACCGTCGCCGTCCTCGACACCGGCGTCGAGCCCGACCACCCCGACCTGTCCGGCAACGTCCTCGACGGCCAGGACATGGTCGGCTTCGGGGCCGAGCCCGGCGACCGCGCCTGGGCCCGGCACGGCACCGCGATGGCCGGCATCATCGCCGGCCACGGACACGGCGCCGGCAACGGCGACGGCGTCATGGGCATCGCCCCCGAGGCCAAGATCCTTCCCGTCCGCGTCATCCTCGAGGACGGCGACCCCGCCCGCGCCAAGGCCCGCAGCACCCGCGGCAACGCCCTCGCCGACGGCATCCGCTGGGCCGCCGACCACGGCGCCGACGTCATCAACCTCTCCCTCGGCGACGACTCCAAGTCCGCCCACCCCGAAGCGGGCGAGGACGAGGCCGTCCAGTACGCCCTGAAGAAGGGCGCCGTCATCGTCGCCTCGTCCGGCAACGGCGGCGAGAAGGGCGACCACATCTCCTACCCGGCGGCCTACCCGGGCGTCATCGCCGCGGCCGCCGTCGACCGCTACGGCACCCGCGCCTCGTTCTCCACGCGCCGCTGGTACGCCACGGTCAGCGCCCCCGGCGTCGACGTCATCATCGCCGACCCCGACCACAAGTACTACGAGGGCTGGGGCACGAGCGCCGCGGCCGCCTTCGTCTCCGGAGCGGTGGCCCTGCTCAAGGCCGCCCACCCCGGCCTGACCCCGGCCCAGGTCAAGAAGCTCCTGGAGGACACGGCCCGCAACGCCCCCGCCGACGGGCGCGACGACTCCCGCGGCTACGGCTTCATCGACCCGGCGGCCGCCATCAAGGAGGCCTCCCGTATCAAGCCGAAGCGCCTGACGCCCGTCGCATACGGCGAGGATTACTTCGGCTCGGGCCCCGATGCCGCCAAGTCGGAGGACGACACGACGAGTTGGGCCGCCTGGCTCGCGGGCGGCGCCGGCGGCGTCCTGCTGGTCTCGGCGGTCGCACTGTGGCGCGGCCGCCGCGCACGCCACGACTTCTAG
- a CDS encoding SseB family protein — protein sequence MANKNIPDSLFSDDDGSADPRLSAALAAWAEDRTAEGPVLEALKGARLLVPVVAVLGEVEEDENGLRREKTSDMAVPTLKAGERTALPAFTSTDSLARWDPAARPVAVPLHQALQAAAHEKADTVVLDMAGPVTYELTGRALLALAEGRTTTDPLADPAVVAAVRTAVAAEPAVVRAHLGPGQADGTLALVLDPAAPPAQAARSVAERLAADETLRARLVRGLDLALLPAEATPPGEPLYVRE from the coding sequence GTGGCGAACAAGAACATTCCCGACTCCCTCTTCTCCGACGACGACGGCTCCGCCGACCCCCGGCTGAGCGCCGCGCTCGCCGCCTGGGCCGAGGACCGCACCGCCGAGGGACCCGTGCTCGAGGCGCTCAAGGGCGCCCGGCTGCTCGTCCCCGTCGTGGCCGTGCTCGGCGAGGTGGAGGAGGACGAGAACGGGCTGCGCCGCGAGAAGACCAGCGACATGGCCGTACCGACCCTGAAGGCCGGCGAGCGCACCGCCCTGCCCGCCTTCACGTCCACCGACTCGCTCGCCCGCTGGGACCCGGCGGCCCGCCCCGTCGCCGTACCCCTGCACCAGGCCCTGCAGGCCGCGGCGCACGAGAAGGCGGACACGGTCGTGCTGGACATGGCCGGGCCCGTGACGTACGAGCTGACGGGGCGCGCGCTGCTCGCGCTCGCCGAGGGCCGTACGACGACCGACCCGCTCGCCGATCCGGCCGTCGTGGCGGCCGTGCGCACTGCTGTCGCCGCCGAGCCCGCCGTCGTGCGCGCCCACCTCGGGCCCGGGCAGGCCGACGGCACCCTCGCCCTCGTACTGGACCCCGCCGCGCCCCCGGCCCAGGCCGCGCGGTCGGTGGCGGAGCGCCTCGCCGCCGACGAAACACTGAGGGCCCGCCTGGTGCGCGGCCTCGACCTGGCACTGCTGCCGGCCGAGGCGACGCCACCGGGCGAGCCCCTGTACGTACGGGAATGA
- the rplT gene encoding 50S ribosomal protein L20 — protein MARVKRAVNAHKKRRAILEQASGYRGQRSRLYRKAKEQVTHSLVYNYNDRKKRKGDFRQLWIQRINAAARANGITYNRFIQGLKAANVEVDRKILAELAVNDANAFAALVEVAQKALPSDVNAPKAA, from the coding sequence GTGGCACGCGTCAAGCGGGCAGTCAACGCCCACAAGAAGCGCCGGGCGATCCTCGAGCAGGCTTCCGGCTACCGCGGTCAGCGTTCGCGTCTGTACCGCAAGGCCAAGGAGCAGGTCACCCACTCGCTGGTCTACAACTACAACGACCGCAAGAAGCGCAAGGGTGACTTCCGTCAGCTGTGGATCCAGCGCATCAACGCGGCTGCCCGCGCCAACGGCATCACGTACAACCGCTTCATCCAGGGTCTGAAGGCCGCGAACGTCGAGGTCGACCGCAAGATCCTGGCCGAGCTGGCGGTCAACGACGCGAACGCGTTCGCCGCGCTCGTCGAGGTCGCGCAGAAGGCGCTGCCGTCGGACGTCAACGCCCCGAAGGCGGCGTGA
- the infC gene encoding translation initiation factor IF-3: MSAEPRINDRIRVPEVRLVGPSGEQVGIVPLAKALELAQEYDLDLVEVAANARPPVCKLMDYGKFKYESAMKAREARKNQAHTVIKEMKLRPKIDPHDYDTKKGHVVRFLKQGDKVKITIMFRGREQSRPELGYRLLQRLATDVEDLGFVESNPKQDGRNMIMVLGPHKKKTEAMAEARQAQEARKADAKANPGKSQNVAESENAAESDEAVEAEDAVETEAPAEASAEA; the protein is encoded by the coding sequence ATCAGCGCCGAGCCCCGCATCAACGACCGGATTCGCGTTCCCGAGGTGCGACTTGTCGGTCCCAGTGGCGAGCAGGTGGGCATTGTCCCGCTGGCCAAGGCACTGGAGCTTGCGCAGGAGTACGACCTGGACCTGGTCGAGGTCGCGGCGAACGCCCGTCCGCCCGTGTGCAAGCTCATGGACTACGGGAAGTTCAAGTACGAGTCGGCCATGAAGGCCCGTGAGGCGCGCAAGAACCAGGCGCACACGGTCATCAAGGAGATGAAGCTCCGGCCGAAGATCGACCCGCACGACTATGACACCAAGAAGGGTCACGTCGTCCGGTTCCTCAAGCAGGGCGACAAGGTCAAGATCACGATCATGTTCCGTGGTCGCGAGCAGTCCCGGCCCGAGCTGGGCTACCGACTGCTGCAGCGGCTCGCGACGGACGTCGAGGACCTCGGGTTCGTGGAGTCGAACCCGAAGCAGGACGGCCGAAACATGATCATGGTTCTCGGTCCGCACAAGAAGAAGACCGAGGCGATGGCCGAGGCCCGCCAGGCGCAGGAAGCCCGCAAGGCAGACGCGAAGGCCAACCCCGGCAAGTCGCAGAACGTCGCGGAGTCCGAGAACGCCGCGGAGTCCGATGAGGCCGTGGAGGCCGAGGACGCCGTGGAGACCGAGGCGCCTGCCGAGGCTTCCGCCGAGGCGTGA